The following coding sequences are from one Augochlora pura isolate Apur16 chromosome 6, APUR_v2.2.1, whole genome shotgun sequence window:
- the LOC144470870 gene encoding uncharacterized protein LOC144470870 isoform X2 codes for MNTPTRRDFLRRPDGTRRRSSRQALAVIPVNNSVSPGETVSTEVNAMDNFLNSRHGSDSWSPAPSPDELVIQKRGRRRKTIVWSPDLDTCKRNSLFNSRDRTPVKSPTKGTSMILRSTPRKRLVLGNPNDLEFTTPEKKKKSQLLSANSNFQTQFTGSLASGLRGLSRDQLISMIMDVVVAQEESGLPEGEKLHNILLKKMPAADVQPLIDTLNNLKQNIHLSLVTSKLEDSSNNYIHIHLDVFQKAIIDQGKRLVESQHWISVIQYVHAAWNVTKQIAKCENQIVCDSTHKCFKYLTHFCHQALKKGNFTEAALDMFTDRLDAMVADCEDIKSCLQLISQAKNNET; via the exons ATGAACACACCAACGAGGAGAGATTTTCTTCGAAGGCCAGATGGAACTCGTCGAAGATCTTCTAGACAAGCTCTGGCAGTGATTCCTGTCAACAATTCGGTGTCGCCTG GAGAGACCGTTTCTACTGAAGTTAATGCAATGGACAACTTTTTAAACAGCCGACATGGCTCTGACTCCTGGAGTCCTGCACCTAGTCCGGATGAATTAGTGATACAGAAACGTGGGCGTCGTCGTAAGACTATAGTTTGGTCACCTGATCTTGATACATGCAAACGAAATAGTCTCTTCAA TTCCAGGGACCGTACTCCTGTGAAAAGTCCGACCAAAGGAACTAGCATGATACTGAGAAGCACGCCCAGAAAAAGGCTTGTATTGGGCAACCCAAACGATTTAGAGTTTACAACaccagagaaaaagaaaaaatcacaGCTCCTGTCAGCTAATAGTAATTTTCAGACACAATTTACTGGAAGCCTGGCAAGTGGTTTAAGAGGTCTCAGCCGTGATCAGTTAATAAGCATGATAATGGACGTGGTTGTCGCACAAGAAGAAAGTGGTTTGCCAGAAGGGGAAAAGCTACATAATATTCTCCTAAAAAAGATGCCAGCAGCGGATGTACAGCCACTAATTGATActctaaataatttgaagcaaaatattcatcttaGTTTGGTAACATCCAAGCTCGAGgattcttcaaataattatatacatattcattTAGATGTATTTCAG AAAGCTATTATAGATCAGGGAAAAAGACTGGTGGAGTCTCAGCACTGGATATCTGTGATACAGTACGTACATGCAGCATGGAATGTTACAAAGCAAATAGCAAAATGTGAGAATCAAATCGTTTGCGATTCGACtcataaatgttttaaatatttgacgcACTTTTGTCATCAAGCTTTGAAGAAAGGAAATTTCACTGAAGCCGCATTGGATATGTTTACTGACAg acttGATGCGATGGTCGCCGATTGTGAGGATATAAAGAGTTGTCTACAATTAATAAGCCAagcgaaaaataatgaaacttaA
- the LOC144470870 gene encoding uncharacterized protein LOC144470870 isoform X1 — MNTPTRRDFLRRPDGTRRRSSRQALAVIPVNNSVSPGETVSTEVNAMDNFLNSRHGSDSWSPAPSPDELVIQKRGRRRKTIVWSPDLDTCKRNSLFNLSSRDRTPVKSPTKGTSMILRSTPRKRLVLGNPNDLEFTTPEKKKKSQLLSANSNFQTQFTGSLASGLRGLSRDQLISMIMDVVVAQEESGLPEGEKLHNILLKKMPAADVQPLIDTLNNLKQNIHLSLVTSKLEDSSNNYIHIHLDVFQKAIIDQGKRLVESQHWISVIQYVHAAWNVTKQIAKCENQIVCDSTHKCFKYLTHFCHQALKKGNFTEAALDMFTDRLDAMVADCEDIKSCLQLISQAKNNET, encoded by the exons ATGAACACACCAACGAGGAGAGATTTTCTTCGAAGGCCAGATGGAACTCGTCGAAGATCTTCTAGACAAGCTCTGGCAGTGATTCCTGTCAACAATTCGGTGTCGCCTG GAGAGACCGTTTCTACTGAAGTTAATGCAATGGACAACTTTTTAAACAGCCGACATGGCTCTGACTCCTGGAGTCCTGCACCTAGTCCGGATGAATTAGTGATACAGAAACGTGGGCGTCGTCGTAAGACTATAGTTTGGTCACCTGATCTTGATACATGCAAACGAAATAGTCTCTTCAA TTTAAGTTCCAGGGACCGTACTCCTGTGAAAAGTCCGACCAAAGGAACTAGCATGATACTGAGAAGCACGCCCAGAAAAAGGCTTGTATTGGGCAACCCAAACGATTTAGAGTTTACAACaccagagaaaaagaaaaaatcacaGCTCCTGTCAGCTAATAGTAATTTTCAGACACAATTTACTGGAAGCCTGGCAAGTGGTTTAAGAGGTCTCAGCCGTGATCAGTTAATAAGCATGATAATGGACGTGGTTGTCGCACAAGAAGAAAGTGGTTTGCCAGAAGGGGAAAAGCTACATAATATTCTCCTAAAAAAGATGCCAGCAGCGGATGTACAGCCACTAATTGATActctaaataatttgaagcaaaatattcatcttaGTTTGGTAACATCCAAGCTCGAGgattcttcaaataattatatacatattcattTAGATGTATTTCAG AAAGCTATTATAGATCAGGGAAAAAGACTGGTGGAGTCTCAGCACTGGATATCTGTGATACAGTACGTACATGCAGCATGGAATGTTACAAAGCAAATAGCAAAATGTGAGAATCAAATCGTTTGCGATTCGACtcataaatgttttaaatatttgacgcACTTTTGTCATCAAGCTTTGAAGAAAGGAAATTTCACTGAAGCCGCATTGGATATGTTTACTGACAg acttGATGCGATGGTCGCCGATTGTGAGGATATAAAGAGTTGTCTACAATTAATAAGCCAagcgaaaaataatgaaacttaA
- the LOC144470870 gene encoding uncharacterized protein LOC144470870 isoform X3 — MNTPTRRDFLRRPDGTRRRSSRQALAVIPVNNSVSPVNAMDNFLNSRHGSDSWSPAPSPDELVIQKRGRRRKTIVWSPDLDTCKRNSLFNLSSRDRTPVKSPTKGTSMILRSTPRKRLVLGNPNDLEFTTPEKKKKSQLLSANSNFQTQFTGSLASGLRGLSRDQLISMIMDVVVAQEESGLPEGEKLHNILLKKMPAADVQPLIDTLNNLKQNIHLSLVTSKLEDSSNNYIHIHLDVFQKAIIDQGKRLVESQHWISVIQYVHAAWNVTKQIAKCENQIVCDSTHKCFKYLTHFCHQALKKGNFTEAALDMFTDRLDAMVADCEDIKSCLQLISQAKNNET, encoded by the exons ATGAACACACCAACGAGGAGAGATTTTCTTCGAAGGCCAGATGGAACTCGTCGAAGATCTTCTAGACAAGCTCTGGCAGTGATTCCTGTCAACAATTCGGTGTCGCCTG TTAATGCAATGGACAACTTTTTAAACAGCCGACATGGCTCTGACTCCTGGAGTCCTGCACCTAGTCCGGATGAATTAGTGATACAGAAACGTGGGCGTCGTCGTAAGACTATAGTTTGGTCACCTGATCTTGATACATGCAAACGAAATAGTCTCTTCAA TTTAAGTTCCAGGGACCGTACTCCTGTGAAAAGTCCGACCAAAGGAACTAGCATGATACTGAGAAGCACGCCCAGAAAAAGGCTTGTATTGGGCAACCCAAACGATTTAGAGTTTACAACaccagagaaaaagaaaaaatcacaGCTCCTGTCAGCTAATAGTAATTTTCAGACACAATTTACTGGAAGCCTGGCAAGTGGTTTAAGAGGTCTCAGCCGTGATCAGTTAATAAGCATGATAATGGACGTGGTTGTCGCACAAGAAGAAAGTGGTTTGCCAGAAGGGGAAAAGCTACATAATATTCTCCTAAAAAAGATGCCAGCAGCGGATGTACAGCCACTAATTGATActctaaataatttgaagcaaaatattcatcttaGTTTGGTAACATCCAAGCTCGAGgattcttcaaataattatatacatattcattTAGATGTATTTCAG AAAGCTATTATAGATCAGGGAAAAAGACTGGTGGAGTCTCAGCACTGGATATCTGTGATACAGTACGTACATGCAGCATGGAATGTTACAAAGCAAATAGCAAAATGTGAGAATCAAATCGTTTGCGATTCGACtcataaatgttttaaatatttgacgcACTTTTGTCATCAAGCTTTGAAGAAAGGAAATTTCACTGAAGCCGCATTGGATATGTTTACTGACAg acttGATGCGATGGTCGCCGATTGTGAGGATATAAAGAGTTGTCTACAATTAATAAGCCAagcgaaaaataatgaaacttaA
- the Atpsyndelta gene encoding ATP synthase, delta subunit, with amino-acid sequence MATLARNLRPYLRYVRGQSRTYADAPASSNEMKFTFAGANQVFYDQAAIKQVDVPSFSGSFGILPKHVPTLAVLKPGVVTVFEEGGATKKIFVSSGTVTINEDNSVQILAEEAHPVENLDNSAARDILSKAQQQLSSASTDKDKAEAQIAVEVGEALVAASQ; translated from the exons ATGGCCACACTTGCTCGTAATTTGCGTCCGTATTTGAGGTATGTTCGCGGTCAAAGCAGAACTTACGCCGATGCTCCTGCTAGCAGCAATGAAATGAAGTTTACATTTGCTGGAGCTAATCAG GTATTTTACGACCAAGCTGCAATCAAACAGGTTGATGTACCATCTTTCTCCGGTTCATTTGGTATTTTACCAAAACACGTTCCCACATTAGCTGTGCTAAAGCCTGGAGTAGTCACAGTATTTGAAGAGGGTGGCGCAaccaaaaaaatttttgtttcttctggAACTGTTactataaatgaagacaatagTGTACAG attttagcAGAAGAAGCTCATCCAGTAGAAAATCTTGATAATTCGGCAGCCAGAGATATCCTTAGTAAAGCTCAGCAACAACTCTCATCCGCATCAACTGATAAGGATAAAGCTGAGGCACAAATTGCAGTTGAAGTTGGTGAAGCTTTGGTAGCTGCTTCCCAATAA
- the LOC144471312 gene encoding uncharacterized protein LOC144471312 isoform X1, with the protein MESWWRIYVMLPRDLFCAGRKSMATWEGEKFQEYETTDDIEGNFDNILVTHDLQDCLDDSLDITNFGRVYEQGAVFDYEKYSDDDTPIDERIPSDNTTESIHHTISPHEILMRIHSGHDELLSNESAHEIITIESKVSTNSQKHIGRYTCEYKGCTRTYSTVGNLRTHMKTHKGEYRFKCAEASCGKAFLTSYSLKIHTRVHTKVKPFECNHKGCEKAFNTLYRLRAHQRLHSGNTFNCEETGCVKFFTTLSDLKKHIRTHTQERPYKCQEKGCGKAFTASHHLKTHERTHTGERPYVCTYESCKRSFTTPHSLKSHLKTHKRMSNDEVKQEGNQDDSGNQRNNDLLKSDINVVEVTNKNSSVPSYSLIPISSRSSQSNESITYLSTENADNHSTPTDDMIDILSRKGLNQDLDYNINTKQLNRPSETATVTILASENIIINNFNEHEIDNFNNNKSYDKFKMFTEINNSNLSQEQSQQYTSDTTTLEIENKTNNVKNTNSINLEQKIIQDGLQNAIAHISEGADFTSDVQQCENQQISDGSNLEPVIDRSNATLYSGNSITSQVSNIITSSSDTQLFDSGLGNLSFVNDTLETGATNKEVQTLNTKGAHNVPSEAIELAIASEEEIPSPWTDVMALATPSTLRTQSWSELNAFPTAVHSLVDLVEPEPYPLQVENQLEPLQRLENANLLESIATNTKNTGHNAKIDRKENSTKLGKNRNILQKIAAAANMCKCVDCKFDHLQCCQNSSCSKPSESNKKSMTKVVEDVASERLCNNELGDSNNCCVVICFKTLQQLQKVFTRDCCKSTSDITCREKLLPSLMQCQLTRNQ; encoded by the exons ATGGAAAGTTGGTGGCGAATCTACGTCATGTTGCCTCGTGATTTGTTTTGTGCAGGCAGAAAAAGTATGGCGACGTGGGAAGGCGAAAAATTTCAGGAATACGAGACCACTGACGATATTGAGGgaaactttgataatattcTCGTGACACATGATCTCCAAGATTGTCTCGACGATAGCTTAGATATAACTAATTTTGGCAGAGTTTACGAACAAGGCGCTGTGTTCGATTACGAGAAGTATTCTGACGATGATACTCCTATCGATGAAAGGATACCTAGTGACAACACCACGGA gTCAATACATCATACAATTAGTCCTCATGAAATCCTTATGCGAATTCATTCTGGTCATGATGAGTTATTGTCAAATGAATCTGCCCACGAGATTATTACTATTGAGAGCAAGGTTTCGACTAACAGCCAAAAACATATTGGCCGATATACTTGTGAATACAAGGGTTGTACTAGAACATACAGCACAGTTGGGAATTTGAGAACTCACATGAAAACTCATAAAG GCGAGTATCGATTTAAATGCGCAGAAGCAAGTTGCGGCAAGGCCTTTCTCACGTCGTACAGCCTAAAGATTCACACTAGAGTACACACTAAAGTAAAACCCTTTGAATGCAATCACAAAGGTTGCGAGAAAGCATTCAATACCCTTTACAGACTGAGAGCTCACCAAAGACTTCACAGTGGCAACACGTTTAACTGCGAAGAAACTGGATGCGTTAAATTCTTCACTACTCTAAGTGATCTCAAGAAACATATTCGTACTCATACTCAAGAAAGACCTTACAA gTGCCAAGAGAAGGGATGTGGTAAAGCTTTCACAGCGTCGCATCATTTAAAAACGCATGAAAGAACACATACAGGAGAACGGCCTTATGTGTGTACTTATGAAAGCTGTAAACGATCTTTCACCACACCTCATAGCTTAAAAAGTCATTTAAAAACACATAAAAGAATGAGTAATGATGAAGTG aAACAAGAAGGAAATCAAGATGACAGCGGAAACCAAAGAAATAATGATCTATTAAAGTCAGATATCAACGTTGTAGAAGTAACTAATAAGAACTCAAGTGTGCCATCATACTCCCTTATTCCAATATCTTCTAGAAGTTCACAAAGCAACGAAAGCATCACTTACTTGTCCACAGAGAATGCGGACAATCATTCGACACCTACGGATGATATGATAGACATTTTAAGTCGGAAAGGACTTAATCAAGACCTCGATTACAATATCAACACTAAACAGTTGAATAGACCAAGTGAGACTGCAACAGTTACCATCCTGGCGTCAgagaacattattataaataactttaacGAACATGagattgataattttaataacaacaagAGCTACGACAAATTTAAGATGttcacagaaataaataattcgaatttatcACAAGAGCAAAGCCAACAATATACATCAGATACTACAACATTAGAGATAgagaataaaacaaacaacgTGAAAAATACGAATTCCATAAATTTGGAGCAAAAAATTATACAGGATGGTTTGCAGAACGCTATAGCTCATATATCAGAAGGAGCTGACTTTACCAGTGACGTTCAACAATGTGAAAACCAGCAAATCAGCGATGGATCAAATTTGGAGCCGGTTATCGACCGTAGCAATGCAACGTTATATAGTGGTAATTCTATTACTAGTCAagtatcaaatataattacttcTTCCAGCGATACACAACTGTTCGACAGTGGATTGGGTAATCTATCGTTTGTCAATGACACCTTAGAAACAGGAGCTACGAATAAAGAGGTTCAGACATTAAATACAAAAGGCGCTCATAACGTGCCATCGGAAGCCATTGAGTTAGCCATAGCGTCTGAAGAAGAAATACCCTCTCCTTGGACAGACGTTATGGCTTTAGCGACTCCGTCTACTTTAAGGACGCAATCCTGGTCGGAATTAAATGCATTTCCCACCGCAGTTCATTCACTAGTCGATTTAGTCGAACCAGAACCCTATCCGTTACAAGTAGAAAATCAACTGGAGCCATTGCAACGTTTGGAAAATGCAAATTTGTTAGAAAGTATCGCTACCAACACAAAAAACACTGGCCACAACGCGAAAATTGATaggaaagaaaatagtacaaaGTTAGGAAAGAACAGGAACATTCTGCAGAAGATAGCAGCCGCAGCTAACATGTGCAAGTGTGTCGACTGCAAGTTTGATCATCTGCAATGTTGTCAGAATAGCTCGTGTAGCAAACCATCAGAAAGCAATAAAAAGAGTATGACCAAAGTAGTGGAGGATGTCGCAAGTGAACGTTTATGTAACAACGAGCTCGGTGATAGCAACAATTGTTGTGTTGTTATCtgttttaaaacattacaacAATTGCAGAAAGTATTTACTCGCGATTGCTGTAAGAGCACCAGCGATATAACTTGTAGGGAAAAATTGTTACCGTCGTTAATGCAATGTCAATTGACAAGAAATCAATGA
- the LOC144471312 gene encoding uncharacterized protein LOC144471312 isoform X2 — MWREFSKLSGEYRFKCAEASCGKAFLTSYSLKIHTRVHTKVKPFECNHKGCEKAFNTLYRLRAHQRLHSGNTFNCEETGCVKFFTTLSDLKKHIRTHTQERPYKCQEKGCGKAFTASHHLKTHERTHTGERPYVCTYESCKRSFTTPHSLKSHLKTHKRMSNDEVKQEGNQDDSGNQRNNDLLKSDINVVEVTNKNSSVPSYSLIPISSRSSQSNESITYLSTENADNHSTPTDDMIDILSRKGLNQDLDYNINTKQLNRPSETATVTILASENIIINNFNEHEIDNFNNNKSYDKFKMFTEINNSNLSQEQSQQYTSDTTTLEIENKTNNVKNTNSINLEQKIIQDGLQNAIAHISEGADFTSDVQQCENQQISDGSNLEPVIDRSNATLYSGNSITSQVSNIITSSSDTQLFDSGLGNLSFVNDTLETGATNKEVQTLNTKGAHNVPSEAIELAIASEEEIPSPWTDVMALATPSTLRTQSWSELNAFPTAVHSLVDLVEPEPYPLQVENQLEPLQRLENANLLESIATNTKNTGHNAKIDRKENSTKLGKNRNILQKIAAAANMCKCVDCKFDHLQCCQNSSCSKPSESNKKSMTKVVEDVASERLCNNELGDSNNCCVVICFKTLQQLQKVFTRDCCKSTSDITCREKLLPSLMQCQLTRNQ; from the exons ATGTGGAGGGAATTCTCAAAACTTTCAGGCGAGTATCGATTTAAATGCGCAGAAGCAAGTTGCGGCAAGGCCTTTCTCACGTCGTACAGCCTAAAGATTCACACTAGAGTACACACTAAAGTAAAACCCTTTGAATGCAATCACAAAGGTTGCGAGAAAGCATTCAATACCCTTTACAGACTGAGAGCTCACCAAAGACTTCACAGTGGCAACACGTTTAACTGCGAAGAAACTGGATGCGTTAAATTCTTCACTACTCTAAGTGATCTCAAGAAACATATTCGTACTCATACTCAAGAAAGACCTTACAA gTGCCAAGAGAAGGGATGTGGTAAAGCTTTCACAGCGTCGCATCATTTAAAAACGCATGAAAGAACACATACAGGAGAACGGCCTTATGTGTGTACTTATGAAAGCTGTAAACGATCTTTCACCACACCTCATAGCTTAAAAAGTCATTTAAAAACACATAAAAGAATGAGTAATGATGAAGTG aAACAAGAAGGAAATCAAGATGACAGCGGAAACCAAAGAAATAATGATCTATTAAAGTCAGATATCAACGTTGTAGAAGTAACTAATAAGAACTCAAGTGTGCCATCATACTCCCTTATTCCAATATCTTCTAGAAGTTCACAAAGCAACGAAAGCATCACTTACTTGTCCACAGAGAATGCGGACAATCATTCGACACCTACGGATGATATGATAGACATTTTAAGTCGGAAAGGACTTAATCAAGACCTCGATTACAATATCAACACTAAACAGTTGAATAGACCAAGTGAGACTGCAACAGTTACCATCCTGGCGTCAgagaacattattataaataactttaacGAACATGagattgataattttaataacaacaagAGCTACGACAAATTTAAGATGttcacagaaataaataattcgaatttatcACAAGAGCAAAGCCAACAATATACATCAGATACTACAACATTAGAGATAgagaataaaacaaacaacgTGAAAAATACGAATTCCATAAATTTGGAGCAAAAAATTATACAGGATGGTTTGCAGAACGCTATAGCTCATATATCAGAAGGAGCTGACTTTACCAGTGACGTTCAACAATGTGAAAACCAGCAAATCAGCGATGGATCAAATTTGGAGCCGGTTATCGACCGTAGCAATGCAACGTTATATAGTGGTAATTCTATTACTAGTCAagtatcaaatataattacttcTTCCAGCGATACACAACTGTTCGACAGTGGATTGGGTAATCTATCGTTTGTCAATGACACCTTAGAAACAGGAGCTACGAATAAAGAGGTTCAGACATTAAATACAAAAGGCGCTCATAACGTGCCATCGGAAGCCATTGAGTTAGCCATAGCGTCTGAAGAAGAAATACCCTCTCCTTGGACAGACGTTATGGCTTTAGCGACTCCGTCTACTTTAAGGACGCAATCCTGGTCGGAATTAAATGCATTTCCCACCGCAGTTCATTCACTAGTCGATTTAGTCGAACCAGAACCCTATCCGTTACAAGTAGAAAATCAACTGGAGCCATTGCAACGTTTGGAAAATGCAAATTTGTTAGAAAGTATCGCTACCAACACAAAAAACACTGGCCACAACGCGAAAATTGATaggaaagaaaatagtacaaaGTTAGGAAAGAACAGGAACATTCTGCAGAAGATAGCAGCCGCAGCTAACATGTGCAAGTGTGTCGACTGCAAGTTTGATCATCTGCAATGTTGTCAGAATAGCTCGTGTAGCAAACCATCAGAAAGCAATAAAAAGAGTATGACCAAAGTAGTGGAGGATGTCGCAAGTGAACGTTTATGTAACAACGAGCTCGGTGATAGCAACAATTGTTGTGTTGTTATCtgttttaaaacattacaacAATTGCAGAAAGTATTTACTCGCGATTGCTGTAAGAGCACCAGCGATATAACTTGTAGGGAAAAATTGTTACCGTCGTTAATGCAATGTCAATTGACAAGAAATCAATGA
- the Pdxk gene encoding pyridoxal kinase → MPRILSIQSHVVSGYVGNKSAIFPLQLLGFDVDSINSVQLSNHTGYKVFLGQILDDKDLEVLMSGLEQNNLDDYSHLLTGYVGSVPFLKRIAGVVRQLKQKNPNLIYVCDPVMGDNGKMYVPEELKEIYKTEIVPLADIIVPNQYELEWLSDIKTNTIRDIQTAINVLHKMGPKIVAVSSVEIDNKLTAICSTVKDNKVMQIDIPKIPASFTGSGDLFAALFLAHTHLQDNIKDAIEKTVNSLHNVLLKTYKYSQDCHDQDAQFARKIELRLIQSKDCIENPVIHLLSKPL, encoded by the exons ATGCCACGAATACTTTCGATACAAAGTCACGTAGTGTCTGGTTATGTGGGTAATAAAAGTGCAATATTTCCGCTACAG TTACTAGGTTTTGATGTAGACTCAATAAATTCTGTTCAACTATCTAATCACACTGGTTACAAGGTTTTCCTAGGTCAAATATTAGATGATAAAGACTTGG AGGTTCTGATGTCTGGTTTGGAACAAAACAATTTGGATGATTACAGTCATTTACTAACTGGATATGTTGGCTCTGTCCCATTCTTGAAAAGAATAGCAGGGGTAGTTCGtcaattaaagcagaaaaatCCTAATCTTATATAtg TCTGTGATCCTGTAATGGGCGATAATGGAAAAATGTATGTTCCTGAAGaactaaaagaaatttataaaacagagATAGTACCACTGGCAGATATCATAGTACCAAATCAATATGAATTAGA atggTTGAGTGATATCAAGACCAATACCATTCGAGATATACAAACTGCTATAAAtgtgttacataaaatgggcCCTAAAATAGTAGCTGTTTCATCGgtagaaattgataataaattgacAGCAATATGCAGCACGGTGAAgg ATAATAAAGTAATGCAGATCGACATTCCAAAAATACCAGCTAGTTTTACAGGATCAGGAGATCTTTTCGCTGCGCTGTTTTTAGCACACACGCACTTGCAAGACAATATAAAAGATGCTATTGAAAAGACTGTGAATTCTTTACACAACGTCTTGCTGAAGACTTACAAATATTCTCAAG aCTGCCACGATCAGGACGCACAGTTTGccagaaaaatcgaattacGATTAATACAAAGCAAGGATTGTATTGAAAATCCTGTGATACATCTACTTTCAAAACCactttaa